The sequence below is a genomic window from Leucoraja erinacea ecotype New England chromosome 10, Leri_hhj_1, whole genome shotgun sequence.
ctcatGAACTGCATACAAAACCAGAACAAAGAATCTTGCTGATAAATTTGATATGTACCTTATCTGGTCATTTCACCTCAGTAAAACACCGTCATCCTTAGGATGTGATACGGCTGGACTATCATATTTTCTGAACCATTGGATACTCCAACACACTTTTTTAAAActcttttaaaatctttaataaatttagcagtgaATCCTTTAAGTATAAGGACTGGGAAATCTAACCTGGTGAGTTTCATCTTTCAGATTGTATGTCATGACTGATTGCAAACCTACCCATGTTCCTGATCCCTCTGTGTTCCTAATTCTGACCCCAGCTCAAGTTTCTTGCGCAACCCACAAGCTGGACTCACAACCAACACAACCCATTTGCACTCTGGATCTCTGGCTCACTTCAGGGACCAATGAGTGAGATAGATGTTGAACCATTGAAAGGATAGCTGATGAGCAGAGGGAAAATGGCAGAGACTTTGTTGAATTATGTTGCAGAACTTTTAAGTCATAgtaaaattattttgtttcacAGTCATGCAGGAGTCAGCAGAAGTGCCGCTGTAGTAACTGCTTATATAATGAAAACTGATAACCTGAGTTTTGAAGAGGCATACAGTAAACTTAAAGCCATTAAACCAGATGTCAGGTAAGTTTCTTGCAATTACATAAGTATCAATGTtgctattttaattaattttggggGAAAGATTATAAAATGTTTTGTGTCTTCTGTTTTTAGGATAAATGATGAGTTTGTGAAGCAGCTAAAACTGTATGAAGTAATGGGCTATAAAGTGGATTTAACAAGTGCTGATTACAAACAATATCGACTTCAGAAAGTCACTGAGAAGTACCCAGGTAATCTGCCACTGCTGTCAGCTAGATTCTTGCAAGTTCAAGAACATTATTCAAATCATGAGATGATTTAAATTGCCACTTAATTATTTTACACTTTCTATCTCAAATCTGCTGTCTTATTTTTGCTAAATTGTTATATTAGCTCTTCTTTCATTCAGAATGTAGCAGGTGTCCACATTAATACAGCCTAACAAAAGAGGTTTTTGCTACTTAATTTGCATTAAGTTTCTTGTTTTCATCATTGCACTCGTGGTTTTGAACAAAGTACATTTCTACACCTACTTCTCCAATTCCTGTAACAATTACATTATTGAACGCAATTTCACTTGGCCTCTGACAAGTTCTTGAATATTTTGCAATTAATAATTTCAAATTCTCAAAATGAAGGTCATTGCATGGCTATTAagctctctctgtctgtcctaTTTATTTCACCTTGTGGATTCAGCAATATTTAACAAAAGTATGTAAAACAGTTACTTTGTTCTTGTCTTACAAACCAGAAATGTTTAATGCTGCCATCTAATCTTTCTTCACCAAACAGCATTAGGATCATAAATGATCCTGGTCTTGGACTATATAAAATATACATTAATATATGACAAAAATCAAATTATATTTTATGTGTATGTAACATCAGGTTAATGTGATTAATGATTTTCGTGTGCAAGAAAAGTATTTCAATTGTTTGTAAAAAACATTTTGTATAAATGTAGAACTGCAGAATTTACCGAAGGAATTATTTGCATTGGATCCCATGAGCCTGGGGAAAACCAGTGAAGCAATCTACAGGTGCAGAAAATGTAGGTGTGTGGAATTTATTTGAGAATCATACAACGCTGAATGATTTTAGGCAATAAACCACTTGAGGATCTCCTAACATTTTTTGTGCTCCTGACTGATCTGTGACTGTGTCTGAATACATTGTATACCAGAAATCTTATCAATTGCAGATTTAAAATTATCATTGACCCCATGTCAGCATTCATTTGAGGAAGTGAGTTCCAAAGTTCTACTGCCTTTGGCATGTAGAAATGTTCCCTGGCCTTGAAAATATCGCTCTCTGATGTTTAGAATGGGGCCATTAGCCTTAAAACTGCAGAAAAGACCCCTGTCTACCCTCCGTATCATTTCAACGACACAGAGTGATAGTCATAcagggtgaaaacaggcccttcggcccaacttgcccatcaccaaccaacatgtcccatccacactagtctcacctgcctgtgtttgacccgtatccctctaaacctgacctatccatatacctgtccaaatgtttcagaaatgttgcaatagtatctgccttaacttcctcctccggcaacacattccatacacccgccaagcTTTGTGTAAAAGAAgttaccccacaggttcctattaaatcttaccctcctcaccttaaacctgtgttccTCAGATTCTCGATtttccctgctctgggcaagaaactctgcgtctacccgttctattcctctcatgattttgtacatctctataaaatcacccctcatcctcctgtactccaaggtacagagtcctaccctgctcaacctctccctgtagctcaggccctcgagtcctagcaacatcctgataaatttCTCCATGCATTTACAAAATATCAAAGTAATGTATTAGGACGCTAATATACACGGGGTttttcctctgcactctctccagcttgacagcatctttcctataacatggtgccaaaactgaacacaatactctaaagtagagaaaaatgctggagaaactgggtgAGGAAAttaatctatggagtgaaggaaataggcattgtttcagttcgaaacccttcttaagactgatgtgagggtggagggggggggggggaggaagaaaggaagaggtggagtcagagggctgagagagagctgtgaaggggaggagaaagtaaggactacctgaaattagaaaagtcaatgttcataccgctggggtgcaaactgcccaagcgaaatatgaggtgctgctcctccaatttacggtggtcctcactctggccatggaggaggcccaggacagaaaggtcggattcagaatggaagggggaattgaagtgttgagccactgggaaatcaggttggttatttcgAACCCGATACCTTTTCGTCTAATCCTTCTCATACAAATATTGGGATTTTAATAGACGTACAAAAGTTATAAACTTAGCAGTTCAATATAATTCAATCTTTCATTTATGCAAATACTATAATTTTAGGTATTGTTACCATTTTCAGTGTCAAATATGTAGCTGTTCTTGGTAAAGTTGCTCCTTCCAAAATCTAATTTCAGGCGTTGTTTATTTCGTGGCTCAAGTAATTTGACTCATGCACCTGGAACTGGACCAGCAGCCTTTGGTCACAAGAGGTTGACTCAAACCCGAGGTGGTGATAAGACTAAATGTACATCATATTTCATTGAACCAGTGCAATGGATGGAGCCTTCACTACTTGGTGTTTTGGATGGACAGGTAAAGTACAACAGATCGATAACTATCTCTAATAGCTCCAAGTATGTATATTATAATACATATGGGAGTATATCTGTGCTATCTGTGCTATACACTTTGACTTGTCAGGAATGTATAATATATACAATGTGTTGGCAACCAAACAAAAATAGCCACCTTGAGTTTTCAGTGTAAAATATTAGATATTTTAAGTTGTCCAATTTTCAGTGTAGATTATATTTGTTAATCTTATGTTAAAGTACATCCAGTATTAGTCCATTAATGTAGTTCAGTTACTTTGATGAACTCATTTCAATGTGATTTTTGATGCAGGAAATCAAAATCAGTGGATAAATGACAAATATACCTTTGACATATCAacatttaacaattaaaaatatgcTTCCAGCATGTAAGCAAGATAAATGTagataagtttaaaaaaaaaaggtatagTTAGTACTAAGTAAGTACTAAGCAAAAGATGTAAAGATACATATGTTTGCTAAAGGCGTGATtttgattttggggagaagataaaatcgggccgtgcttTTGATTTTGGGAGAAGACAAACAGAACTGACCTGGCAGACCcgctgtttctgcttgttcatgccctactgaattaatttccactgtacctcgactcaatcttatcccccccccccggtccaatccctccctccctaagaagcctcacatgctcttcgtctcttcaattacttctgttttccaggcccccactccctcatctttacaatggatttccagtcattctacacctccatcccccaccaagaGGGTCTAAAAGACCTCAGACCGCAGAACCAGCAAATTTCCAtccaccaatactctcctccgcctagcacaGCTGGTCcataccctcaacaacttctccttcgactcctcccacttcctcaagatccaaggcgtagctatgggcactcgcatgggccctagctatgcctgcctctttgtagggtacgtcgaacaatccctgttccacgcgtacactggccctatccccaaactctacctccactacattgacgagTGCatgggtgctacctcctgcatccatgcagaactcactgacttcatcaacttcaccactagtttccatcctgcactcaaattcatgtggaccatctccgacatctccctgccATTTCTAGatttcaccgtctccatcacaggaaacaggcttatgaccgacatctactacaaacctactgattcCCATAACTAActtgactacatttcttcccacccttcttctTGTAAATActccatctcctactcccaattcctccgtctacaccgcatctgctcccaggacaaGGTTTTtcataccagggcattggagatgtcctcattctttagggaacgggcgttcctctcttccattataggctctcactagggtctcctcgatatcccgcagctctgctctcactccccctcccccttctcgtaacaaggacagactcccccttgtccttaccttccaccccatcaaccgtgttgtacaacatataatcctctaacattttcgccacctccaaagtgaTCCCACTGCTGGCCGTATCTTCCCAActccacccttttctgctttccacagaggccgttccctccgtaactccctggtcaactcgtcccttcccaccaaaaccaccccctccccgggtactttcccagGCAGCCGCAGGAgattcaacacctgtccctttaactTCCCCACTCAAcgccatccaaggaccctgacagtctttccaggtgaggcagaagttcacttgcacctcctccaacctcatctactgcatccgctgttccaggtgtcaacttctctacatctgcgacaccaagcgcaggctcggcgatcgtttcactgaacacctccactcagtccgtctttaccaagctgatctcccggtggctcagcacttcaactccccctcccattcccaatctgactttctgttctgggcctccaatattgtcagagtgaggcccagcgcaaattggaggaacagcacctcatatttcgcttgggtagtttacaccccagcgatatgaacattgacttctctatcttcaggtagcccttgctcttTCTCTTCATTCCCCctacccttcccagttctcccactagttccactgtctccgcctacatcctttctttgtcctaccccctcccctgacatcagtctgagaaagggtctcaaaccgaaaggtcaccaattccttctctccattgatgctgcctcacctgctgactttctccagctttctgtgtctacccTATGTTTGCTAAGTATGATTCTggatattaaaaatatttaacatCTACTGGTATGTTTTTATGcctatatgttttatttatttatccaaaTTTACTCATGCCCATTACATCGCCTTCAGCTTTCAGCATGATTATTTGTGAACAGGAAAGTAGCCTGAATGGCATCATGTCTAGCTTGGCAGACCTCTATATCTCATGCCAAGTTTCACCAAACGGCTTCCACTCTCTTCTGCCTCCGCAGCAAAATAACTGAATGTCACTCTCTTTCGAGGTTGAAGCTTGATCCAACCCCTGTGTATATTAGTGTCATAGTTAAGTATTCATTTGACGTTTTGTGAATGCTTGGAGAAAATGGCAGAATAGATTAAAATCGGAATCAATCTCATTAACAAAGCTGTGCCTACCTGAAAAATGAAGGCCAGATTCCCTGGTCTCATTCTGGGTGTGTCTCACTGGCAGTGTACCAAATCTGTGCACAGACACCTCGAATGAACAGGTTGATGTCTAAATCAACATATCCTCCCCTCGGCCATGTCTATTCATGCTATCCAAGCCTGTCAACACTGACATCCAATACAAGGTTGCATCAGCAAGCATGGGGGCAGAATGTACAATAACCTCGTTCTACCAGTTGACACATTTATTTATCATTGTTGCTCACTTTTGCTGACACAAAGTAGAGGGAGTCATGGCCATCACATTTACATGAGATCCCACCCTCAAGCACCCTTCTTATTGACCATTCTACTGAACATACCCAGCTAACATGAATCGGTGTTAAACTTTTCCAAACTTGCATTAACCAACGCACAGTCAACCAATTCAGATGGTCAACCTGTGATAATCCCTTGTCCAAAACTGATAGTGTCTCATATCATTAACATATTACAACAGTTCAACTTGGAGAGAAAGGTGATAGAACTAAACACTTGTCTGGTGTCACTTTAGTATTGCTTGAATGAGTAaacttcaacaattaaaatttcgGTAAATATGGGATGATTTCTGTTTTAAAGATGCTGTGTAAAACCAAACTACTTTTGCAAGTTTCTAAATCATACTGACCTTGCATCACCTACTGCTGACACTATTTTTGATTAGCAGTTCTATGCCCCAGAAAGCTTATTTTGACCCTTTGCCCACAACCTATTCCAGAGTTGTGTCTGCTGTTCCTCTTATAACAGATGAGTTGCTATCTATATGCCTTTAAAGAGATAAGTAACCTTGGTACCATAAGATACCATCTTCCCTGGCACGGAGAaaactggaataattcagtggcaAAATTGTTTCCTGTATTGATGCAGAAGTGAAATACGTGCAACAGTAGAGGAGAATATTGCGAGGGAGAGTAAAAAAAAGGGTTGAAATTTGAAGGTTGAAAACAGATCGGTTTTAAAAAGGATCATTATAGCACACAGAGGACAGAAATAGGAAAACAGTGTACATCAAAACCTAAAATAGTTTAAAGTAGGTTTGAAAATATGTGCATCCTATGGAATTTTCAATTTTTGCACTTAAAAACTACAATACATTGGAAAGTTGTACTTATGATGACAACAAAGATGGCCTTGCAATCAAATTCTGTTCATATTCCTCCCCAAAAAAGCCGTAAATGTTGTTTCCTAATGGTGCACTGTATAACTGTCGGTAAAATTGAAATAAGATGTACACTAATTGTTTTCCACATTTTCATGTTTTTTTCCAAAGTTGCTTTGCCCAAAATGCAACTGCAAGTTGGGATCTTTTAACTGGCACGGTGATCAGTGTTCCTGTGGACGTTGGGTGACTCCTGCTTTTCAGATACACAAGAATCGAGTTGATGAAATGAAACATTTAAATATTGCCAGTGTTGAAAATGTAAATAGTTGAATAATACACCCGTTTGATTGTACCATGTACTTGCAAAGCTGGTTAAGTAAAGAAACGTTTCCTCCTTATTTCATCTTAACTTAAACAGCATAACCTGATAAAGAAAAGGAAATAACGGCATTACTTGGGGTATTTAACATATTTCCAGCAAATATTATCTAAACATCCAACATTGTACTGCAAACTATTTTTtatatgtatgaaggaactgcaaactaTTTTAATAAATGGACCAAGAATTGTTTGAAATAAATACTTTAAGCAGTTATGGTTTCATATTGATAAATTTGAAATGGACATCTTTGCATTACCAAAGATTAAAATGTTTCATCTTTCATGATTGCAACCCACAGAAACAAACGCTGAGGCTGTCAATGTTATAAAGATAATGAAGCGGGTGCTTCTGAAGCCTCCGTAAGTGCAGTTAATTTTATTTAATCTTGGCTGTCCTGCTCCTGTACAAGTTGCATTTCTATTTTTGGGTGTGTAGAGTTGAACAATATATCTAGAAGGTGGCACTGCACTGAAGTGTTATGTTTA
It includes:
- the dusp12 gene encoding dual specificity protein phosphatase 12, whose amino-acid sequence is MAPSCAMTSACVAVAVAVAAAMINDYRGARSLAMIAVRSGLFLGAAGDVAQPRSLPDRGISHVLTVDSQEPPPLGDVCAKFVRALDDPCTDLLGLLDECVGFVQQGTAGGAVLVHCHAGVSRSAAVVTAYIMKTDNLSFEEAYSKLKAIKPDVRINDEFVKQLKLYEVMGYKVDLTSADYKQYRLQKVTEKYPELQNLPKELFALDPMSLGKTSEAIYRCRKCRRCLFRGSSNLTHAPGTGPAAFGHKRLTQTRGGDKTKCTSYFIEPVQWMEPSLLGVLDGQLLCPKCNCKLGSFNWHGDQCSCGRWVTPAFQIHKNRVDEMKHLNIASVENVNS